The sequence CCTGGCAGCGCGGCCGCGGGTTATATAAAGCCGCCacccgccggcctcgccgcggcaGCCAACCCGAGGTCGGTCCATCTCAATCCACCCACAGCTCCCCGCTCCTACCCAGATCTCCCGGACCCGTTCAGCGCCAACTGTAGCGTCGGCGATGGCCagcacggcggcggagcagccggCGCAGGAGCAGCAGGCCAACGGCAACGGCGAGCAGAAGACGCGCCACTCCGAGGTGGGGCACAAGAGCCTGCTCAAGAGCGACGACCTCTACCAGGTACTGTACTTGCCTGACCGCCCCGCCCCCATTCcgctctggatcttcttcttcctcctcctcctcgtttgCTGGCTGGGTCTGACTCTGACCTGACTGATCCGGGATCGGGAAATTCCGCAGTACATCCTGGACACGAGCGTGTACCCGCGGGAGCCCGAGAGCATGAAGGAGCTCCGCGAGATCACCGCCAAGCACCCCTGGTATCTTCCTCAGCCCCTGTTCGCTGCGAATCGAACTTCGATGATCGATCAGATCTGAGAGATGGTGCCTTTGGTGATGCGATGCAGGAACCTGATGACAACGTCGGCGgacgaggggcagttcctcaaCATGCTCATCAAGCTCATCGGCGCCAAGAAGACCATGGAGATCGGCGTCTACACCGGCTACTCCCTCCTCGCCACCGCGCTCGCCCTCCCCGAGGACGGCACGGTCAGCTCatcccttccctccctcccagATCTGCCTTCCCTGTTCCtgagcatcagcagcagcagcccactGATTTCCTGGCTCGGCCCGCAGATCTTGGCCATGGACATCAACCGCGAGAACTACGAGCTCGGCCTGCCCTGCATCGAGAAGGCCGGCGTCGCCCACAAGATCGACTTCCGCGAGGGCCCCGCGCTCCCCGTCCTCGACGACCTCATCGCCGACGTACGGAATGCCGCCGCCCGGTTCCCCTTGCCCGTCACCTCGCCCGTCCAGAAATGGCGGAATCGAGACCCCCCGTGCGATCTCTGaatcctctccctcctccgtgCGTGCAGGAGAAGAACCACGGCACCTTCGACTTCGTCTTCGTGGACGCCGACAAGGACAACTACCTCAACTACCACGAGCGGCTGCTCAagctcgtcaagctcggcggcctTATCGGCTACGACAACACGCTGTGGAACGGCTCCGTTGTGCTCCCCGACGACGCGCCCATGCGCAAGTACATCCGCTACTACCGCGACTTCGTGCTCGTGCTCAACAaggcgctcgccgccgacgagcgcgTCGAGATCTGCCAGCTCCccgtcggcgacggcgtcaCTCTCTGCCGCCGCGTCAAGTGAGCGTGGCCAGGCCCGgctgccacccccccccccccccaccggccaccgcaccgacggccgccgccgcccgactccAATCATAGACGACGCGCAGCATCAATTAATTATTCACCGTCTTTCTTTTTTTGGCTCTTTCTTGGCCCTGTAATCTTGGAAACTGTCATCATTTTCATGCGTAAATGTCGAGACTATAATATAAATTTCATAGTACCATGAAGATCCTGCGTTTATGCTTCGCACTAGCTTGGCAACAGTTGAATTGCTGATGAATTTTAGTCGATGCTGATACTCTCCAACCGAAATTCAGTAAAAATTTGTTGAAGTCGGTAACTTGGTCGGATCGAAGCTGCCAAATTCGGCGCATTTTGCATTCATCTTGGAAGTGTAGAGTTCGATTCCTGTTTGGTGTATGCGTTGCTTTGAAGTTTTACTACCCCATCTTTTGGATGCTTCCATCTTTCGAGAGAGATGGCAGATGGCACCCAGTTTGCTCGAGGAGTTCATCGACAGCGACAGCTGCGTGCAGATATTTGCTACTAGCATCTGTAGGCTGTAGCTGGCCGAACGACCTAATTGTGAACAGAAGCTTCTCTGTCAGAGGACTAGTAGTTGAAGTTGAGTGCCCATGTGGCCATGTGCTGATGTGGATACAGGAACAAAAGAAAGATCAGTCAGAATGTAGTTGGCATGTCAATTCTAACGTTACATATAGTAGGAGCGGAAaagatttttttcaaaaaaaaaactcagtcACAAGATCCATTGCCATgaattgcaaaaaatcctagaGCAAACCTACTCATGTAGACAAGTATAGATTGGCAAAGAAACCGGCAGAGAAACAGAAACTAACCAGTTTGTCAGTCAGACATTCAAGTCAGGGCCTCAGGGGTAGCAGTTGTGGTAGCTTGATCATCACATACCGGAAGTGGCGTGCGATGAAATCAACCCATCAGAGAGTGGGTTCCAGCCAGGACAGTTTTAAGCAGGTTGCCGGAATTGGGTGCGCGTCCCTGTCTCAAGGGTGGGTGAATCAGTGAATGGTTGGTGAGACGCTGCTGTCTTGAACCTCATCTTGGTGGAACATAGGTATCCAAGTAAGACTCTAAACGATCTATTTGCAACGATTTtcctttttgtaaaaaaaacataTACAAGATTCTGAAGGAGTGTACTATAAAGGTTTCTATCCACAAGCTAGTAGTATCATGCAGTCTTATTTAACCATTTTTTTTAATCAGATCGCCCATCAAACTGAGCATTACTATATGATACTACATCAGATCGTCCATGCATGACGGTTCAGCAATCAGCACTTTGAGATATATCTGCTCTGTAACTTGCACAATCTGTGGTTCTGATGGTCCAAACTATTCTGTGCTGCCATGATGGTATAATTTTAAGATacaatcaatttttttttggagaatAACAATCAACACAACACAAACAAGTGAACAAACATTCGATCCTTTCATGGATCCCTTCTGACAGTTCTTGCCATGAACCAGTGATGGGCTCATGGCTGGCCTGGTGATAATCCTTGTGATCATGGACAGACACATATCAGGAGACCTGCACCCCGGCGTTGAGGATCTGGGGGATGGACCTGATCCGCAGGGCGGGGCTGATGGAGAGCAGGCCCACGAAGCTCTCCGGCGGCACCCGCATGCCGCCCACGTTGATGCACTCCAGCCGCCGGCACTTATTCACCAGCGCCACCAGCCCGGCCTCCGTCACGTGGCGGCAGCTCCACAGGATGATGCTCTGCACATGGAAGAAAGCCACCCCCACCACACTGTCAGCATGCAGGTCAACTGCATCTTCCAAGCACTTGCAAGATTCCATTTCAAGCGATCTGAACTTGCTGATGATTAGCACGTTGCAGTTTCGGTGTGCTGACCAAGCTTATATCATATTCATGGCAGCAATGCAATTTTATTTTGACAAAAACTTGTTTTATGTTGTGCAGAACAGTAAAAGTGATGCCAGGTcttcctttttttaaaaaaaaactgatgaCATGGGTACTTTGGAACTCCTTTGGGTGCCTTACTTTGCTGCAGAACTGAAACTGCACAGGTCTTCTGTAATCACTAGAGGGTGGAACGTTCTGAAACTATCGAGCCCATGTCTTCCCAATTAAGGGCTAGGCTCTATATAGATTCAGCAATCAGATTTGGCTCATAGCTCCTAAAGCTATTCCACTCAACACCGGGCTCATAGCTCCTAGAGCTATTCCACTCAACACCGTATTCGACTGAAAGCTAACTGGACCCCAACAAATCTTTAGAAAAAACTGTTAGCAGCCTACATTCATGTGCTTTAGCAGCCAGACAGCCAGGGATGGTCCGGAAGGCCCAATAAGAATAAACAGAAACATCGTTGTCAACTACTGTAGTCCAGATCCTGACCTGAACCCTGAGAAAAATCTCAATATCTAGCGCCATTGGTTACCTGAATCTGCACGACAAGTATCTGGCCACTGGTGACCCCCAGACCCAAGTTAAAAGAATTGCTGTTCTATAACAGGACCAAGGAACCAAGTACAAGAATGTGGTAGTGGTACATGTAGATGTTAGGATCAATATTTTCCTCTTGAACACAAAGGATAATTGTGTTTCATTGCATTAAAGAAGTCACTTCTAATTAACCACCAAACTGAAAGCTAATGAAACACCACCAAATAGTCTACTTAACCTCAGTTTCTCTACTATATTGCAAACTTGGACAAGCATGAAAGAAATAGTCCAAGCCTCTATTCATGAATTTACTAAATCATGTATAAATATATATGAATCTATCTTCATGAAAGTGATtgacctttttttttaaaaaaaaagaaaagtctaGTTTACACTAGTTCAGCAATGATATATTCATGTATACTGACCGGGCCTAAGTACTCTGATACTGAATCCCCCTGTTTGTTCTAAAGCAGTGTGATCTGAATTATGATTATGAAAGCTACCATAGAGAAAGAACAATGTTAAAAGGAACATACAAAGAGAACAGCAGAGTCACATCTGCTACTGCAATTCCTGTATGCATATTCGGATCACATAAACAATGAGAAAAGGAATTCTCAGTTGTTACCTAGCATAATTTATCACCTAATTACACATAATAAGTCATAGCTATGCTTAATCTGCTCCCAGCAGATGTACCATGGACAAAAATTGGATGGACCACTGTTCTGTGATAGGCCCAACAAACTAAGTTCATTAATTTGTTCCTGTTAGCGAGGCTATTAGCAAGGCTTATAGTGGGCCGGCCTTTGGGCCTTGGCGCCTAGCCTAGGCGGCTAGGGCTTTAGATGGGTTATGGTAATTGATCTCGATTAGGCAAGGAACtccgttgattgggtgtgttctatAAACCCTAGATACCGATCCTTGCCTATATAATGTACCCCATGTACTCTCGTTAATCAATCACCAATTTCTCGTGCCATATTTGctttcatggtatcacgagtccgggtcttcttcccGATTCGTCTTCCGCTGCCTTAGCGCGCCGGCACCTCGCCGTGCAGCGCTCGCGCGCCAGcccccgccgtgccgcgcccACCTTCCCTGCGCGCCAgctccgctgcgctgcgccccaaaccctagccatgGCTGGCCCCTCCTCCCCTAGCGCCGAGCAGGCCGCCGCCAAAGCGGCTGCCGATGCAGTCGCCCAGGAGAAGGAGCGCTCCCTGGAGACGGAGCACGCCCAAGCCGCACGCGCTGCTGCCCttcagcgcgccgccgccgccgaggccgaggccgccgccgccacgaagGAGcgggatgccgccgccgcgaagATCCAGGCCGCTTTGGAtcgcgcggccgccgctcgcACTGAAGCCGgtgccccgacgccgccgcccaggagcAGAAGGATGGAGGATCCCCTCATCTGCAGCACCACGACTTCCACTCCGCCATGATGCTgcacgaggccgccgccgtcctcaacCTCCACGCCCAGGCCGTCTCCATCCAGAACATCCGGAGTCTGATCACGACCATCCTCGACATCAACTCCGGCAACTACGCAAGCTGGCGTGATCAGTTTCTACTGACCACCGGCAAGTTCTCCCTCCAGGATCACGTGCTGGTCGACGCCAGCGCCCCTGCTTCCCCGGACTGGGCGCGCATGGACTGCGTTGTCCAGTCCTGGATCACCGGCACCTTCTCCGACGATCTCGCCGAGGCCATCTCCAGCCGCGGCGCCACGGCACGCGATCTGTGGGTCGCTGTGGAGACACACTTCCTGGGGAACCGCGAGACTCGCACCATCCTCCTCGACGTCGAGTTCCACGGCTTCTCCCAAGGCGACCTCTCCATCGCCGACTACTGCCGGCGCTTCAAGAAGATGACTGATCAGCTCGATGATCTCGGGTCTCCCGTCTCGGACCGCACGCTCGTCCTCAACGTGCTTCGCGGCCTCAACGAGCGCTTCACCAGCATCGGCGTTCATCTCCGTCGCGCTCGCCCGTTCCCGACCTTCAAGGAGGCCCAGGCTGAGCTGCTGCTTGAGGAGATGAACAAGGCGCACAAGTCCTCCTCGGCACCGCCCGCCGCGTTCGTCGCCTCGTCCACGCCAAAGAAAGTCGCGCCCTCCGGGGGCACCGCCTCCGGGGGCGCTGGCTCAAGCACACCTTCGACGCCCGGTTCCAAGCCCAAGAACCGACGCTCGAGGCGCGGTGGCGGCAACGGCGGCAACAACAGCGCCAACACCCGGGCCCCCGACGCTGCTGCGCCCTCCGGTGGCCAGGCTGCTAGCGCCAAATCGGCGGCCTCCCCTTGGCCGTCCTTCTGGAACCCATGGACCGGGTCTATCCAGATGTGGCCTGGTCCCCGGCCTCCCctggcgccactccctccacgTCCGCAGCAGGCCATGCTGGTTCAGCcgaaccagcagcagcagcaggccatgCTCGCTCAGCAGCTCCAGCAGGCGCAGTACCAGCA comes from Panicum virgatum strain AP13 chromosome 4K, P.virgatum_v5, whole genome shotgun sequence and encodes:
- the LOC120702721 gene encoding caffeoyl-CoA O-methyltransferase 1 isoform X2; amino-acid sequence: MASTAAEQPAQEQQANGNGEQKTRHSEVGHKSLLKSDDLYQYILDTSVYPREPESMKELREITAKHPWNLMTTSADEGQFLNMLIKLIGAKKTMEIGVYTGYSLLATALALPEDGTILAMDINRENYELGLPCIEKAGVAHKIDFREGPALPVLDDLIADEKNHGTFDFVFVDADKDNYLNYHERLLKLVKLGGLIGYDNTLWNGSVVLPDDAPMRKYIRYYRDFVLVLNKALAADERVEICQLPVGDGVTLCRRVK
- the LOC120702721 gene encoding caffeoyl-CoA O-methyltransferase 1 isoform X1, with translation MASTAAEQPAQEQQANGNGEQKTRHSEVGHKSLLKSDDLYQYILDTSVYPREPESMKELREITAKHPWNLMTTSADEGQFLNMLIKLIGAKKTMEIGVYTGYSLLATALALPEDGTVSSSLPSLPDLPSLFLSISSSSPLISWLGPQILAMDINRENYELGLPCIEKAGVAHKIDFREGPALPVLDDLIADEKNHGTFDFVFVDADKDNYLNYHERLLKLVKLGGLIGYDNTLWNGSVVLPDDAPMRKYIRYYRDFVLVLNKALAADERVEICQLPVGDGVTLCRRVK